One Ruficoccus amylovorans genomic window carries:
- a CDS encoding Tex family protein produces MEQAHLSKLSEELKLAPGQITATAKLLDEGATVPFIARYRKEATGQLDEVQITAIRDRLGELKALDQRRESIVKSLDERKLMTDLLRAQIDAAETVARLEDIYQPYRPKRRTRAMIAQEKGLTPLADFIFENQSAAVDEEAAKFVVESEEEDKAVPTAEDALKGARDILAERFSDDTEMRAQMREVFEKESVLTSKVMFEMEEKGAKYKDYFDYSEPLAQIPSHRLLAVRRGSTEGFLYFRITIEEEHGTALMKRRFLTGNGPAGEQVSLAVEDSFKRLLGPAMETDMRLASKKKADEQAIKVFMENLRELLLASPLGQKRVLAIDPGFRTGCKTVVLGAQGELLHDTVIYPSQGAYKESEARNIVLGLCHQFNIQAIAIGNGTASRETEAFVRSCGLPGSIAVVMVNESGASIYSASEVAREEFPDKDVTVRGAVSIGRRLMDPLAELVKLDPKSIGVGQYQHDVDQLKLKDSLDDVVVSCVNSVGVEVNTASKQLLKYVSGLNSRLAENIVTARTQSGPFRTRKDLLKVTGMGPKSFEQCAGFLRIQGGEHPLDSSAVHPERYELVEHMASDAGCTVSELLTSDAARRRIDLNKYISDEVGLPTLQDIQQELSKPGRDPREQFEAFSFAEGVNEISDLKEGLQLPGIVTNVAAFGAFVDIGVHQDGLVHISELADKFVQDPAEVVKVHQKVLVTVLEVDAARKRISLSMRTQREGGKPHQRASNERPGRDNRPGAPRQNGPRHGNNRPGNSPRPPRQNQSFGNSLADLF; encoded by the coding sequence ATGGAACAAGCCCACCTCTCCAAACTTTCCGAAGAACTCAAACTCGCCCCCGGGCAAATCACCGCCACCGCCAAGCTGCTGGACGAAGGTGCGACCGTGCCCTTTATCGCCCGCTACCGCAAGGAGGCCACCGGCCAGCTCGACGAAGTACAGATCACCGCGATCCGCGACCGCCTGGGCGAACTCAAGGCCCTCGACCAGCGCCGCGAGTCCATCGTCAAGTCGCTCGACGAGCGCAAGCTCATGACCGACCTGCTGCGCGCCCAGATCGACGCCGCCGAGACCGTCGCCCGCCTGGAGGATATCTACCAGCCCTATCGCCCGAAACGCCGCACCCGCGCCATGATCGCGCAGGAAAAGGGGCTCACCCCGCTGGCCGACTTCATTTTCGAGAACCAGTCCGCCGCCGTTGACGAGGAGGCCGCGAAGTTTGTGGTCGAGTCTGAGGAAGAGGATAAGGCCGTCCCAACCGCAGAGGACGCCCTCAAGGGCGCGCGCGACATCCTGGCCGAGCGCTTCAGCGACGACACCGAAATGCGCGCCCAGATGCGCGAGGTCTTTGAAAAAGAATCCGTCCTCACGAGCAAGGTCATGTTCGAGATGGAGGAAAAGGGCGCGAAGTACAAAGACTACTTCGACTACTCCGAGCCGCTCGCGCAGATCCCCTCGCACCGGCTGCTGGCCGTTCGCCGCGGCTCGACCGAGGGCTTCCTGTACTTCCGCATCACCATCGAGGAGGAGCACGGCACCGCCCTGATGAAGCGCCGCTTCCTCACTGGCAACGGCCCCGCCGGGGAACAGGTTTCGCTCGCCGTGGAAGACTCCTTCAAGCGCCTCCTCGGCCCCGCCATGGAGACCGACATGCGCCTGGCCTCCAAGAAAAAAGCCGACGAGCAGGCGATCAAGGTGTTTATGGAAAACCTGCGCGAGCTGCTCCTGGCCTCGCCGCTGGGCCAGAAGCGCGTGCTCGCCATCGACCCCGGCTTCCGCACCGGCTGCAAGACGGTCGTGCTCGGGGCGCAGGGCGAACTCCTCCACGATACCGTCATCTACCCCAGCCAGGGCGCATACAAGGAGTCCGAGGCCCGCAACATCGTGCTCGGCCTTTGCCACCAGTTTAACATCCAGGCCATCGCCATCGGCAACGGCACCGCCAGCCGCGAGACCGAAGCCTTTGTGCGCTCCTGCGGCCTGCCCGGCTCCATCGCCGTCGTCATGGTCAACGAGAGCGGCGCCTCCATTTACTCGGCCTCCGAAGTGGCGCGGGAGGAGTTCCCGGACAAGGACGTGACCGTGCGCGGCGCGGTCAGCATCGGCCGCCGCCTGATGGACCCGCTGGCCGAGCTGGTCAAGCTCGACCCCAAGAGCATCGGCGTCGGGCAGTACCAGCACGACGTGGACCAGCTCAAGCTCAAGGACAGTCTCGACGACGTGGTCGTGAGCTGCGTGAACTCGGTCGGTGTCGAGGTCAACACGGCGAGCAAGCAACTCTTGAAATACGTCTCCGGGCTCAACTCCCGGCTGGCGGAAAACATCGTCACCGCCCGCACCCAGAGCGGCCCTTTCCGCACCCGCAAGGACTTGCTGAAAGTCACCGGCATGGGGCCAAAAAGCTTCGAGCAGTGCGCGGGCTTCCTGCGTATCCAGGGCGGCGAACACCCGCTGGACAGTTCCGCCGTCCACCCCGAGCGCTATGAACTGGTCGAGCACATGGCCTCGGATGCCGGTTGCACCGTCTCCGAGTTGCTGACCAGCGACGCCGCCCGCCGCCGCATTGATTTAAACAAGTACATCAGCGACGAAGTCGGCCTGCCCACCCTGCAAGACATCCAGCAGGAGCTTTCCAAACCGGGCCGCGACCCGCGCGAGCAGTTCGAGGCGTTCAGCTTCGCCGAGGGCGTGAACGAGATTTCCGACCTCAAGGAAGGGCTGCAACTGCCCGGCATCGTCACCAACGTCGCGGCCTTCGGGGCCTTCGTGGACATCGGTGTCCACCAGGACGGGCTGGTCCACATCAGCGAGTTGGCGGACAAATTCGTGCAAGACCCGGCCGAGGTGGTCAAGGTCCATCAAAAAGTGCTCGTCACGGTGCTGGAGGTCGATGCGGCCCGCAAGCGCATCTCTCTCTCCATGCGCACCCAACGCGAAGGCGGCAAGCCCCACCAACGGGCCAGCAATGAACGCCCCGGGCGCGACAACCGCCCCGGCGCTCCCCGCCAGAACGGCCCCCGACACGGCAACAACCGTCCCGGCAACAGCCCCCGCCCCCCGCGCCAGAACCAGAGCTTCGGCAATTCCCTCGCCGACCTGTTTTAG
- a CDS encoding SGNH/GDSL hydrolase family protein — translation MNTFRFVVLAFLLSALGAWGQSVLFVGNSFTYVPKEYGAGTVTDLHDSNIGGIPAIFKKLAQEGGKDPQVSSELSGGKTLEWHYVNHADKIAQPWDIVVLQEYSTRPLVSPSGGGNGTNVEAFRAYAKKLIDLVREENPEVDIYLYETWARPNLVEKGLFAKLGDMQDELRTAYSGAAEEFEVEGWFPVGDAFMEAVDRGVSDDPSTPESEGPIRLWGHDKYHQNNYGAYLSALVMYRTIYQADPRELPVGEDSAADGLDLKPEIAQALQQVAYDIVPLDGQP, via the coding sequence ATGAATACATTTCGTTTCGTCGTTCTCGCGTTTCTCTTGAGCGCGCTGGGTGCCTGGGGGCAGAGCGTCCTCTTCGTTGGCAACAGCTTCACCTACGTGCCCAAGGAGTACGGGGCCGGGACGGTGACGGATCTCCACGACAGCAACATTGGCGGCATCCCCGCGATTTTCAAAAAGCTGGCCCAGGAGGGCGGCAAAGACCCGCAGGTCAGCTCCGAACTGTCCGGCGGCAAGACCCTGGAGTGGCATTACGTCAACCACGCCGACAAGATCGCCCAACCCTGGGACATCGTCGTCCTGCAGGAGTACAGCACGCGTCCGCTGGTCTCGCCCTCGGGTGGCGGTAACGGCACCAATGTCGAAGCCTTCCGCGCCTACGCCAAAAAGCTGATCGACCTCGTGCGCGAGGAAAACCCGGAAGTGGACATTTACCTCTATGAGACCTGGGCCCGGCCCAACCTCGTCGAGAAGGGCCTCTTCGCCAAGCTCGGTGACATGCAGGATGAACTGCGCACGGCCTACAGCGGCGCGGCGGAGGAGTTCGAGGTCGAGGGCTGGTTCCCGGTCGGAGATGCCTTTATGGAGGCCGTGGACCGGGGCGTGTCCGACGACCCCTCCACACCCGAGAGCGAAGGGCCCATCCGCCTTTGGGGGCATGACAAGTACCATCAGAACAATTACGGCGCCTACCTCTCGGCGCTGGTCATGTACCGGACCATTTACCAGGCCGACCCGCGCGAACTCCCCGTGGGCGAGGACAGCGCCGCCGACGGGCTGGATCTCAAGCCCGAGATCGCGCAGGCGCTTCAGCAGGTCGCCTACGACATCGTTCCGCTTGACGGGCAGCCCTGA